The sequence TCATTTTCCTTGCCCGCTCTCTCCCGGGAAACCCACAAAGAGCTTTGGGCGGATATCCCCTGGAGCGCTCCCGGTGTAGGAGAAGGCCCTTCTCCGCACACGGCTGGCGGGCGCTGGGGGCTGTTTCGCCGGCTTATGAGCTACTACATCCAGTGTGTTCGGAACGAGGAAGGAGCAGATGCCTCTGCCTTTTTGAATCAGTTGGGCCAGACTTTCATATACCTGCGCCGATTAGGCTTCTGGCAGCCTTGTCCTGGCGTGAGGTGGCAAATGACTCAACCGATAGGGCCTCACATGTCGGAGTTCTTGAAGGCTCTGCCCGCATCAACTGATGATAGCCACGTTGTTATAGGTTACCCACTGGCTGGACATTGCAAACAGGGTGAGGACGGTCTTTTCACAAGCATCGTCCGGCCAGTCTTTTACTACCCCGTACAGGCGGAGATAGTCGGACAGGGATTGCGGCTGACCATTGAAACCCCTGTTCCAGAGGTGAATCTCAGCTGGCTGGAGTATTCATTTTCGAAAAATGCTGAACGGCAGCGAAACTTCCTTTCAGCATGCGGGTTTATGCGGGTCCAGGCGGACGATGAAGCCCCGCCCGCGCGCGAGGTGGGCGAAGTCGCCCCGAGTCTGGAGACGCTCACCACCGCCCTCTCTTCATTTTTGCCTGAGAAAACCCGGGAAGTACTGCATTTGTCCGATGTGCCGGGCGATGCATTGAGAGAACCTTTTGAAAGCGGTATATACAACCGAGCTGTGGTCATGCTTGCCAAGCGCACCCGATATAGCAAAGGGCTGCTGCAGGAATTGGCGGCTATTGCCAAGGCGCCGGACTCAGACTTGGACAGAACGGCTCTGGCCCACATCTTTACTGAAAAGGAGACGTCCGGAGAAGATGACCGTGAAAGCACCCTTGGAGAAGGTATGGCGGCGGAAGTGTTTCCGTTCAACGCGGCCCAGCGTCGAGCTGTGGAAGCAATGCTTTCCCACAGCCTCTCGGTGGTTACTGGCCCCCCTGGTACGGGCAAAAGCCAGGTGGTGGCCGGGACAGCGGCCAACGAACGGCTCCAGGGAAATTCTGTGCTCATCTCCAGCCGCAACCATAAAGCCATTGATGCCGTGGTTAACAAGCTTGTCGGTCCCGCCGCCGAAAGTTTGGTGGTCAGAGCAAACTCCAAGGAACTCCCCGACCTGCAAATGACGTTTTCCAAGGCCATCAAGTTGATGATCGTGGCCCAAGCCGATCCGCAGTCACGCTACAAACGATCCTTGGCTATGGAAGACCTGAATAACCGGCTGGCAGAGAGGAGGCTCGAGGCCGCGGCGGCGAAACAGGTTGCTGATTTGGCAGAAGCGCTCGGCACAATTGAAGACAGACTTGCCTACTTATATAGGGAGTTGCCGAGTGAAGCGGCTCAGTTTCTCGATGCCTGCCCGGAAAGTCTTCCCACGCAGGCGCTGCAGCGTACCCTTCAGAGCTTGGACAATGGTGACGGCATCCATCCTTGGCGAAGTCTGGCCATCTTGTTTCACTATGTGCGACTTCGAAAAAGGCTTCGTCGAATTGTCGGCATGCCGCCACTGCCACTATTGTATGGCCGGAAAGCGCGGCGAATGCTGTCGGAAAACATGAAGCTGTTAAAGCAGACAGCCGAATATGCCTCTTTACGCATGACCGCTAAAGAAAAAGAGCGGCAAGCCTCAGGATTCCGGCCCCCGGATGAGATTACCAATACCGTTTCACGCATCAGTGAGCGCATTCGGCAGTTGCTGCCAGAACTGCTTTCACTGGACTTGAAAAGCCGCCAGGGACTGCGCGACGGCGCAGACAGGTCGGAACTGTCAGGACTGCGCTCTGTACTCAACAGCTTGCGGTCAGGGCTTGCTGACGGCAAGCTGGACGACACGGCCATGACCGCGCTGCGCTCGAGTGGGCAGGAGATTTTACACGCCTTCCCCGTTTGGGCAGTGACCAGCCTTTCCATAAACTCCCGAATTCCTTTCTGCCCTGCGCTTTTTGACCTGGCCCTGATCGACGAAGCCAGTCAATCGGACATCCCTTCGGCCATCCCTGTTATGTTTCGCGCCCGGCGGGTGGGAGTTATAGGCGATCCATCGCAGCTGACACATACATCCAAGTTGAGCCCGGCAAAGGACACCTTTCTGCGTCGCGATTTGGGGCTGGAACGCCTGGAAGACCAGCGATTCGCCTATACACAGAGTTCCCTCTACGACCTCTGCGCTGGGGCAAGAAAGGTTGAGCCCATATTTCTGGATACAACCTACCGCAGTGCACAGTGCATTGCCGATT is a genomic window of Desulfatiglans anilini DSM 4660 containing:
- a CDS encoding AAA domain-containing protein; amino-acid sequence: MQLDPQTKSNHDILEVLKESPRPLGFRQIKSRLRRSGPIPEYLVLRELRDLLHQGDVEFRNGAWTVAGAPVKGAYPHSFSLPALSRETHKELWADIPWSAPGVGEGPSPHTAGGRWGLFRRLMSYYIQCVRNEEGADASAFLNQLGQTFIYLRRLGFWQPCPGVRWQMTQPIGPHMSEFLKALPASTDDSHVVIGYPLAGHCKQGEDGLFTSIVRPVFYYPVQAEIVGQGLRLTIETPVPEVNLSWLEYSFSKNAERQRNFLSACGFMRVQADDEAPPAREVGEVAPSLETLTTALSSFLPEKTREVLHLSDVPGDALREPFESGIYNRAVVMLAKRTRYSKGLLQELAAIAKAPDSDLDRTALAHIFTEKETSGEDDRESTLGEGMAAEVFPFNAAQRRAVEAMLSHSLSVVTGPPGTGKSQVVAGTAANERLQGNSVLISSRNHKAIDAVVNKLVGPAAESLVVRANSKELPDLQMTFSKAIKLMIVAQADPQSRYKRSLAMEDLNNRLAERRLEAAAAKQVADLAEALGTIEDRLAYLYRELPSEAAQFLDACPESLPTQALQRTLQSLDNGDGIHPWRSLAILFHYVRLRKRLRRIVGMPPLPLLYGRKARRMLSENMKLLKQTAEYASLRMTAKEKERQASGFRPPDEITNTVSRISERIRQLLPELLSLDLKSRQGLRDGADRSELSGLRSVLNSLRSGLADGKLDDTAMTALRSSGQEILHAFPVWAVTSLSINSRIPFCPALFDLALIDEASQSDIPSAIPVMFRARRVGVIGDPSQLTHTSKLSPAKDTFLRRDLGLERLEDQRFAYTQSSLYDLCAGARKVEPIFLDTTYRSAQCIADYSSGLFYGGRLRVGTCSEGLLTPRDMKVGIHWTEIQGEVKSAGGSGCYCEEEIKEVVRLVRDFLEDRQFPGTLGVVTPFRQQANRILDVITQGGVTYDAFVKAKLHVDTAHGFQGDERDVILFSLCGGPGMPGGSRHFLQETGNLFNVAVSRARAVLHVVGNRQWAMKCGIRHVELLARPQQLTETHHPAGPWHPHESPYEKMLFDALKEAGLDPMPQFPVRYRRLDMALIRQGSPAFKLDIEVDGDCHRNPDGSRKQDDLWRDIELKGMGWKVVRFWTYQLRENLLGCVAKIKTIWERA